From one Drosophila subpulchrella strain 33 F10 #4 breed RU33 chromosome 3L, RU_Dsub_v1.1 Primary Assembly, whole genome shotgun sequence genomic stretch:
- the LOC119554713 gene encoding uncharacterized protein LOC119554713 isoform X2, producing MSESSGDDPDAACVVFYGMYTIVVGVLALLEALYITCIFFVYIATYVVAGTLLVVGMKRRSIKLFRCGKILSYFYPIFSFPLVYTIIVHFICMPKLRRYCERTWH from the exons atgaGTGAATCGTCTGGCGATGATCCAGATGCGGCCTGCGTAGTGTTTTACGGAATGTATACCATAGTCGTTGGAGTCCTTGCATTGCTGGAGGCGCTGTATATAACGTGTATATTCTTCGTGTATAT CGCCACGTACGTTGTTGCTGGGACTTTGTTAGTGGTCGGAATGAAAAGG CGCTCAATAAAGTTATTTAGATGTGGAAAAATTCTAAGCTATTTCTATCCAATTTTTTCCTTCCCTCTCGTATATACAATAA TTGTACACTTTATTTGCATGCCGAAATTACGCAGGTATTGCGAAAGGACCTGGCACTGA
- the LOC119554713 gene encoding uncharacterized protein LOC119554713 isoform X1 encodes MSESSGDDPDAACVVFYGMYTIVVGVLALLEALYITCIFFVYMYDDREALMVFVALLTIGYLIVSATYVVAGTLLVVGMKRRSIKLFRCGKILSYFYPIFSFPLVYTIIVHFICMPKLRRYCERTWH; translated from the exons atgaGTGAATCGTCTGGCGATGATCCAGATGCGGCCTGCGTAGTGTTTTACGGAATGTATACCATAGTCGTTGGAGTCCTTGCATTGCTGGAGGCGCTGTATATAACGTGTATATTCTTCGTGTATATGTATGATGACAGAGAAGCTCTAATGGTGTTTGTCGCTTTACTAACCATTGGTTATTTGATTGTCAGCGCCACGTACGTTGTTGCTGGGACTTTGTTAGTGGTCGGAATGAAAAGG CGCTCAATAAAGTTATTTAGATGTGGAAAAATTCTAAGCTATTTCTATCCAATTTTTTCCTTCCCTCTCGTATATACAATAA TTGTACACTTTATTTGCATGCCGAAATTACGCAGGTATTGCGAAAGGACCTGGCACTGA
- the LOC119554748 gene encoding uncharacterized protein LOC119554748 has product MAIMDTAWRCRLMIFGIVSLLLVGDLFGYGGGMKSNHPNPHAVRSGGGAGAGGAPTGPAAAAASKFQSKNAEIDITEEHDFNEFSAAAQSLKPGMAVVTGASLKTKSQLTDTIKESCLPKMLCELASKPDYQLSEKERELLRLIRSPTMPWMMNMPPSKWYFAAHMGELMRHTGDNLSGPMGCANLWPNCPISSKKLMKLSYKVRV; this is encoded by the exons ATGGCCATTATGGACACTGCCTGGCGTTGTCGCCTCATGATCTTCGGCATCGTCTCCCTGCTTTTGGTGGGCGATCTTTTTGGATATGGCGGCGGTATGAAGTCCAACCACCCCAATCCCCACGCGGTGCGCTCGGGGGGCGGTGCGGGGGCGGGTGGTGCCCCAACGGGTCCGGCGGCTGCAGCGGCCAGCAAGTTCCAGTCGAAGAATGCCGAAATCGATATAACTGAAG AGCACGATTTCAATGAGTTCTCGGCAGCGGCTCAATCCCTGAAGCCGGGAATGGCAGTGGTAACTGGGGCAAGTCTGAAGACCAAGTCCCAACTGACGGACACCATCAAGGAGTCATGTCTTCCGAAGATGCTCTGCGAACTGGCCTCCAAACCGGACTACCAGCTCAGCGAAAAGGAGCGGGAACTGCTCAGACTGATCAG ATCCCCCACCATGCCCTGGATGATGAACATGCCGCCGAGCAAATGGTACTTTGCGGCCCACATGGGCGAACTAATGCGCCACACGGGCGACAATCTCAGCGGACCGATGGGATGCGCCAATCTCTGGCCCAACTGCCCGATCAGCTCCAAGAAGCTAATGAAGCTCAGCTACAAGGTGAGGGTCTAA